A region of Natribaculum luteum DNA encodes the following proteins:
- a CDS encoding cob(I)yrinic acid a,c-diamide adenosyltransferase, giving the protein MTIYTGRGDEGKTDLRDMTRVSKASSRIEAYGVVDELNALIGTVRPTGYEDVDERLEAIQNHLHVVQADFANPDADEDDPVVRTEHVETIEDWIDEYDEELEPLTSFILPTGSEHGARLHHVRTVCRRAERRAVALASEEPVNEQAIEYLNRLSDGLFTFARVVNQRDGEPEEEPTY; this is encoded by the coding sequence ATGACGATCTACACCGGCCGCGGTGACGAGGGGAAGACGGATCTGCGGGACATGACCCGCGTCTCGAAAGCCAGCAGTCGCATCGAGGCCTACGGTGTGGTCGACGAACTCAACGCCCTCATCGGCACCGTCCGACCGACGGGCTACGAGGACGTCGACGAGCGACTCGAGGCGATCCAGAACCACCTCCACGTCGTCCAGGCGGATTTCGCGAACCCGGACGCAGACGAGGACGACCCGGTCGTCCGGACCGAGCACGTCGAGACGATCGAAGACTGGATCGACGAGTACGACGAGGAACTCGAGCCGCTGACGTCGTTCATCCTCCCGACGGGAAGCGAACACGGCGCTCGCCTGCACCACGTCCGGACCGTCTGCCGTCGCGCCGAGCGGCGAGCGGTCGCGCTCGCCAGCGAAGAACCAGTCAACGAACAGGCGATCGAGTACCTGAACCGGCTCTCAGACGGCCTGTTCACGTTCGCCCGCGTCGTCAACCAGCGCGACGGCGAACCGGAAGAGGAGCCGACCTACTGA